The Pseudomonas sp. KU26590 genomic sequence TTTCCTTTGGTCAGGTGCTGATGCGCCTGTTCCAGACCGCTCGCCGCTTCAACATGGAAGTGCAGCCGCAACTGGTACTGCTGCAAAAGACACTGCTCAACATCGAAGGACTGGGCCGTCAGCTGTATCCGGAGCTGGATCTCTGGGCCACTGCGCAGCCGTTCCTCGAACGCTGGATGCGCGAACGCGTCAGCCCCAAGACACTGCTGGGCAACCTGCAATCCCAGGTCGAACAGATTCCGCATCTGGCCAGCATGACCCGGGATTTGCTCGAGCGCCTGTCGCAGCCCCATCGCCACGATCCGCCCCCGCCCTATCGGCGCGACGGCGATCACTGGGCCCTGCGCTTGCTCGGTGCAGGCCTGCTGGCCGGTGGCGTACTCCTGGCGATCACCCATACCCAGACTGGCGCAGCGCTGAACACCCTGAGTGCCTGGCCTGCCTTGCTGATGCTGGCGGCGGGCGTCTATCTGGTCGTTCGCCGATAGCCATCGGCGCGAGCCGCTGGCACACTAACCCTCCCCTGGAGCGGCCGGAGCCGATGATGAAAGACTGGCTGGACGAGATTAAGTGGGACAAGGACGGTCTGGTGCCCGCCATCGCGCAGGACCACAAGACCGGTCGCGTGCTGATGATGGCCTGGATGAACCGCGAAGCCTTGAGCCTGACTGCCAGCGAACAGCGCGCTATCTACTGGTCACGTTCACGTGGCAAGTTGTGGCGAAAGGGCGAAGAATCGGGCCACGTGCAGAAGCTTCATGAACTGCGCCTGGACTGTGATGCCGACGTCATTATCCTGATGGTCGAGCAAATCGGCGGCATCGCTTGCCATACCGGCCGCGAGAGCTGCTTCTACCGCGTCTTTGACGCCGCCGGCTGGAAGACCGTGGACCCGGTGCTCAAAGACCCGGATGCCATTTACCAAGCAGGACACTGAACATGACTGATACCTTGTCACGCCTTGCCGAGGTGCTTGAATCACGCAAGGGCGCGGCTGCCGACTCGTCTTACGTCGCCAGCCTCTATCACAAGGGACTGAACAAGATTCTGGAGAAGGTCGGCGAAGAGTCGGTCGAAACCATAATCGCTGCCAAGGACGCTGCCATCAGCGGTGACTGCAGTGATGTCGTCTACGAAACCGCCGATTTGTGGTTCCACAGCATGGTGATGCTTGCCCAGTTGGGCCAACACCCGCAAGCCGTGCTCGATGAGCTGGACCGCCGTTTCGGCCTGTCCGGCCACGCCGAGAAAGCATCTCGCTCGGCGGAATAAACACCTGGGCTGCGGCCCGAAATTTCTTGTGAGGAACGCGTCATGGGCATTTTTGACTGGAAACACTGGATCGTCATTCTTGTGGTTGTCGTGCTGGTGTTCGGCACCAAGAAACTCAAGAACCTGGGGACTGACGTGGGTGAGTCGATCAAGGGCTTTCGCAAGGCCATGAATGACGACGACAAACACCCGGAAGAGCCAACCGTGCAGCCGCCGGTTCAGCCGCAGCCGACCGCGCAGCCTGTTCCCCCGACTCAGCCGCTGCACCAGCCGCACACCATCGACGCGCAAGCACAACGAGTCGAAGACCCCCTCCGCAAAGACTAGGTCGTGACGCATGTTTGGTATCAGCTTTTCTGAACTGCTGCTGGTCGGCCTCGTTGCCCTGCTGGTGCTGGGCCCCGAGCGTCTGCCGGGCGCAGCACGGACGGCCGGGCTCTGGATCGGCCGCCTGAAACGCAGCTTCAATGCGATCAAACAGGAAGTTGAGCGCGAAATCGGCGCTGACGAGATTCGGCGTCAGTTGCACAACGAGCACATTCTTTCGCTGGAAGAAGAGGCTCGCAAGATCATGCAGCCGCCGCAACCGCCGGCTGCACCTGTTACGCCTGTAGCCCCAGCGCCGGCTGAACCGGCAGCCGACACCCCGGTTTCGCCGGCCCCGGCCCCGTCAGCGCCATCCACGGCGCCGGTCATGGGTGCGGCCTCACCGGTACCGAGCGCCGACATTGGCCCGGCCGCGCCTGCTGAAAGCGCGTCGGTCACCCCGCCGCCCGTTCATGTCGAGCCTGCTGCGCCTGCGCCTTCGCCTGCCGGGCCAGGATCTGCACCCGTATCTGCGCCGGTCATCACCCCTGCGACCGCGGTGCAAAGTGCGCCTTCTGCCAACGATTCGTCACTGCCACCACGAGCCCCATGAGCGAAATTCCCGAAAACGACCAGCAAATGCCGCTGGTCTCGCACCTGACAGAACTGCGCTCGCGCCTGCTGCGCTGCGTGTTGGCGATCTTCGTCATCTTCGGCGCGCTGTTCTACTTCACCCAGAAGATCTACACCTTCGTTTCGGCCCCGCTGCGCAAGTTTCTGCCTGACGGCGCCACGATGATCGCGACCGATGTGGCGTCACCGTTCATCACGCCGTTCAAGCTGACGATGATGGTGGCGCTGTTCCTGGCGATGCCGGTGATTCTGCATCAGATCTGGGGGTTCATTGCGCCGGGCCTGTACAAGCATGAAAAGCGCGTCGCGGTGCCGCTGCTGGTGTCCAGCATCATTCTTTTTTATGCCGGGATGGCGTTTGCCTATTACCTGGTCTTCCCGCTGATCTTCCACTTCTTCGCCAGCGTCACCCCGGAAGGCGTGTCGATGATGACGGACATCGCCAGTTATCTGGACTTCGTCATGACGCTGTTCCTGGCGTTCGGGGTCGCGTTCGAGATCCCGGTGGCAGTTGTGCTGCTGGTGTGGATCGGCATCGTCGACGTCAAATACCTGAAGAAGATTCGCCCGTACGTGGTGATCGGCTGCTTTGTGGTCGGCATGATCCTCACCCCGCCGGACATCTTTTCGCAGACCCTGCTGGCCGTGCCGATGTGGCTACTGTTTGAAATTGGCGTGCTGTGCAGTTCGATGATCACCAAGCGCGGCGATCATGAAGACGACGAAAAAGCCGAA encodes the following:
- a CDS encoding twin-arginine translocase TatA/TatE family subunit, with translation MGIFDWKHWIVILVVVVLVFGTKKLKNLGTDVGESIKGFRKAMNDDDKHPEEPTVQPPVQPQPTAQPVPPTQPLHQPHTIDAQAQRVEDPLRKD
- the hisI gene encoding phosphoribosyl-AMP cyclohydrolase, translated to MKDWLDEIKWDKDGLVPAIAQDHKTGRVLMMAWMNREALSLTASEQRAIYWSRSRGKLWRKGEESGHVQKLHELRLDCDADVIILMVEQIGGIACHTGRESCFYRVFDAAGWKTVDPVLKDPDAIYQAGH
- a CDS encoding phosphoribosyl-ATP diphosphatase; translation: MTDTLSRLAEVLESRKGAAADSSYVASLYHKGLNKILEKVGEESVETIIAAKDAAISGDCSDVVYETADLWFHSMVMLAQLGQHPQAVLDELDRRFGLSGHAEKASRSAE
- the tatB gene encoding Sec-independent protein translocase protein TatB, which encodes MFGISFSELLLVGLVALLVLGPERLPGAARTAGLWIGRLKRSFNAIKQEVEREIGADEIRRQLHNEHILSLEEEARKIMQPPQPPAAPVTPVAPAPAEPAADTPVSPAPAPSAPSTAPVMGAASPVPSADIGPAAPAESASVTPPPVHVEPAAPAPSPAGPGSAPVSAPVITPATAVQSAPSANDSSLPPRAP
- the tatC gene encoding twin-arginine translocase subunit TatC; the protein is MSEIPENDQQMPLVSHLTELRSRLLRCVLAIFVIFGALFYFTQKIYTFVSAPLRKFLPDGATMIATDVASPFITPFKLTMMVALFLAMPVILHQIWGFIAPGLYKHEKRVAVPLLVSSIILFYAGMAFAYYLVFPLIFHFFASVTPEGVSMMTDIASYLDFVMTLFLAFGVAFEIPVAVVLLVWIGIVDVKYLKKIRPYVVIGCFVVGMILTPPDIFSQTLLAVPMWLLFEIGVLCSSMITKRGDHEDDEKAEDEQSQPPATQP